One part of the Moraxella sp. FZFQ2102 genome encodes these proteins:
- the narH gene encoding nitrate reductase subunit beta: MKIRSQVGMVLNLDKCIGCHTCSVTCKNVWTSREGMEYAWFNNVESKPGIGFPKEWENQDKWKGGWIRNANGSINPRIGGKFRILANIFANPDLPTLDDYYEPFDFDYQHLHTAPISEHQPIARPRSLITGKRMQKIEWGPNWEEILGSEFEKRRIDKNFDNIQADIYGQYENTFMMYLPRLCEHCLNPTCVASCPSGAIYKREEDGIVLIDQEKCRGWRMCISGCPYKKIYYNWKSGKSEKCIFCYPRIESGQPTICSETCVGRIRYLGVLLYDADKIKEAASTPNEKDLYQAQLDVFLDPNDPKVIEQALKDGVPMSVIESAQKSPVYKLAMDWKLALPLHPEYRTLPMVWYVPPLSPIQNAAEAGQVGMDGLIPDVDSLRIPLKYLANMLTAGDEAPVKLALKRLLAMRSYKRLELVEKQDATAVLESVGLTKTQVDEMYRYLAIANYEDRFVIPTAHREEAMSDVFAERNGCGFSFGEGCGGSNDVNMFGQKKTNRREMIETVQTWES; this comes from the coding sequence ATGAAAATTCGTTCACAAGTGGGTATGGTGCTAAACCTAGACAAGTGTATCGGTTGCCATACTTGTTCTGTTACTTGTAAAAATGTCTGGACCAGCCGTGAAGGCATGGAATACGCATGGTTTAATAATGTCGAATCCAAGCCCGGTATCGGCTTTCCTAAAGAATGGGAAAACCAAGACAAGTGGAAAGGCGGCTGGATTCGTAACGCCAATGGCTCAATCAATCCTAGAATTGGTGGTAAATTTCGTATTTTGGCAAATATCTTTGCCAATCCTGATTTACCAACGCTAGATGATTATTATGAGCCGTTTGACTTTGATTATCAGCATCTGCACACCGCGCCGATCAGCGAACATCAGCCGATCGCACGCCCGCGCTCGCTGATCACTGGCAAGCGTATGCAAAAGATTGAATGGGGTCCAAACTGGGAAGAGATCCTAGGCTCAGAGTTTGAAAAACGCCGTATTGATAAGAACTTTGACAATATCCAAGCCGATATCTACGGTCAATACGAAAACACCTTTATGATGTACTTGCCGCGTCTGTGCGAGCATTGCCTAAATCCAACTTGTGTGGCGTCTTGTCCATCGGGGGCGATCTATAAGCGTGAAGAAGATGGCATTGTTCTAATTGACCAAGAAAAATGCCGCGGCTGGCGTATGTGTATCTCTGGTTGCCCTTATAAGAAAATTTATTATAACTGGAAATCAGGCAAATCTGAAAAATGTATTTTCTGCTATCCACGCATCGAATCAGGTCAGCCAACCATCTGCTCTGAGACTTGTGTCGGTCGTATCCGCTATCTTGGCGTACTGCTATATGATGCTGACAAGATTAAAGAAGCAGCAAGTACGCCAAACGAAAAAGACCTATACCAAGCACAGCTTGATGTATTCTTGGACCCAAATGATCCAAAAGTCATCGAGCAAGCGCTAAAAGACGGCGTGCCGATGTCGGTCATTGAATCTGCTCAAAAATCACCTGTGTATAAGCTTGCGATGGATTGGAAATTGGCACTGCCACTACACCCAGAATATCGCACCTTGCCGATGGTATGGTATGTACCGCCACTATCACCAATCCAAAACGCCGCCGAAGCAGGGCAGGTGGGCATGGATGGCTTAATCCCTGATGTCGATAGCCTACGCATTCCGCTTAAATACCTTGCCAATATGCTCACCGCAGGCGATGAAGCCCCAGTGAAATTGGCACTAAAACGCCTACTTGCCATGCGCTCTTATAAGCGTCTGGAGCTGGTTGAGAAACAAGACGCCACCGCCGTGCTTGAGTCTGTGGGCTTGACCAAAACCCAAGTCGATGAGATGTATCGCTACCTTGCGATTGCCAATTATGAAGATCGTTTCGTCATTCCGACAGCACACCGCGAAGAAGCGATGAGCGATGTCTTTGCTGAGCGTAATGGCTGCGGCTTTAGCTTTGGTGAAGGCTGTGGCGGCAGTAATGATGTCAATATGTTTGGACAAAAGAAAACCAATCGCCGCGAGATGATCGAGACGGTACAGACTTGGGAGAGCTAA
- a CDS encoding MoaD/ThiS family protein, whose translation MSNNVTITVLYFASLAEIVQRDEEVLTVDSGDLIKIYQDLSDRYGFTLSQDELAVAINHHIADWHTPANDGDVIAFIPPVAGG comes from the coding sequence ATGTCAAATAATGTAACAATCACCGTGCTGTATTTCGCAAGCTTAGCCGAGATCGTACAGCGTGATGAAGAAGTGCTGACTGTCGATAGCGGTGATCTTATTAAGATTTATCAAGATTTAAGCGATCGCTATGGCTTTACACTTAGCCAAGATGAGCTTGCTGTGGCGATCAATCATCACATCGCCGATTGGCATACACCTGCAAATGATGGTGATGTTATTGCTTTTATTCCACCTGTGGCAGGGGGCTGA
- the narI gene encoding respiratory nitrate reductase subunit gamma codes for MTTAVTAASMGLDHLNWLQIFVFGVYPYIALAVCVIGTWARFDLSQYSWKTGSSQMLNDKGMRIASNLFHIGIIGILLGHFVGMMTPAAIYHHFISTEHKQLLAMVAGGVMGVLCWIGLAMLLIRRFTDPRISHTSSFADKMILVILFIQLNLGLGTIIASTQHMDGSVMVALSSWVQNITILRPVHALNQLHDIGLVYQLHVALGITIILLFPFTRLVHIISAPIWYLGRNYQIVRQKKAQ; via the coding sequence ATGACAACTGCCGTAACCGCCGCATCGATGGGGCTTGATCATCTTAATTGGCTACAGATTTTTGTTTTTGGCGTGTATCCTTATATTGCCTTGGCTGTGTGCGTGATCGGCACTTGGGCACGCTTTGATCTGTCGCAGTATTCATGGAAAACCGGCTCAAGCCAAATGCTCAATGACAAAGGTATGCGCATCGCAAGTAACCTATTTCACATCGGCATCATCGGCATTTTGCTGGGGCATTTTGTCGGTATGATGACACCTGCTGCGATTTATCATCATTTCATCAGCACCGAGCATAAGCAGCTACTGGCGATGGTCGCAGGTGGTGTGATGGGTGTGCTGTGCTGGATTGGTCTTGCCATGCTTCTGATCCGCCGCTTTACCGATCCGCGCATCAGCCATACTTCTAGCTTCGCTGATAAGATGATTTTGGTGATCTTGTTCATTCAGCTGAATCTTGGACTAGGCACGATCATCGCATCGACTCAGCATATGGATGGCTCGGTGATGGTCGCGCTGTCAAGCTGGGTGCAGAACATCACGATTTTGCGCCCCGTACACGCGCTCAATCAGCTGCATGACATTGGTCTTGTGTATCAGTTGCATGTGGCATTGGGGATTACCATCATTCTGCTATTCCCATTCACGCGCCTTGTGCATATCATTTCTGCACCGATTTGGTATTTGGGTCGCAATTATCAGATTGTGCGTCAGAAAAAAGCACAATAA
- a CDS encoding hemerythrin domain-containing protein translates to MKRHPYLQPLSREHHLGLVLANHARHCQDPNEIHTHWQAITAYLDQQMQQHFAIEDGLIAQFVTDSGDSDAMALIAQMQGEHRDMDKLRHTTDPSLTDLHALADALTAHIRYEERQVYPVIERILDDVQLLAIYHASHPDVK, encoded by the coding sequence ATGAAACGCCATCCTTATCTACAGCCTTTATCTCGCGAACATCATTTAGGCTTGGTGCTTGCCAATCATGCAAGACATTGCCAAGATCCTAATGAGATTCACACACATTGGCAAGCGATCACGGCATATCTTGATCAGCAGATGCAGCAGCACTTTGCCATCGAAGATGGGCTGATCGCACAATTCGTCACTGACAGCGGTGATTCAGACGCGATGGCACTGATCGCCCAGATGCAAGGGGAGCATCGCGATATGGATAAACTTCGACATACTACTGATCCAAGCTTGACAGACCTGCACGCCTTAGCCGATGCCTTGACGGCGCACATTCGCTATGAAGAACGGCAAGTATATCCAGTGATTGAGCGGATTTTGGATGATGTACAGCTATTAGCGATTTATCACGCCAGCCATCCTGATGTCAAATAG
- the modA gene encoding molybdate ABC transporter substrate-binding protein gives MADQWVKTMARMAWMMAAMALAACTQSDGARDDGEDSLTVFAPASLANAIDEINAIYQAQNGISIHTSYASSGTLAKQIENHAPADVFISADTAWMVYLADKKALANQAYHQLLSNRLVLITPKNHPTTVPIADDGSFDVAVFRGKLCIGNTDSVPAGRYAKQALSHLGMWQALTPKLVETEDVRQALTFVDKGECELGIVYATDVVASDRVSVVARFATDSHDPIIYPVAMVSGRGATLQYVDFLSSKQAQAIYHKYGFVVLP, from the coding sequence ATGGCTGATCAATGGGTTAAGACGATGGCGCGAATGGCTTGGATGATGGCGGCGATGGCGCTAGCTGCTTGTACGCAGTCTGATGGCGCGCGTGATGATGGAGAAGATAGCCTGACCGTCTTTGCGCCAGCGAGCCTTGCCAATGCCATCGATGAGATCAATGCCATCTATCAAGCCCAAAACGGCATCAGCATTCACACATCATATGCATCATCAGGCACGCTTGCCAAGCAAATCGAAAATCACGCCCCTGCCGATGTCTTTATCTCAGCGGATACGGCGTGGATGGTGTATTTGGCTGATAAGAAAGCTTTGGCAAATCAGGCTTATCATCAGCTGCTGTCCAATCGGCTTGTGCTCATCACCCCAAAAAATCACCCGACCACTGTGCCGATCGCCGATGATGGCAGCTTCGATGTTGCTGTCTTTCGTGGTAAGTTGTGTATCGGTAATACTGATAGCGTCCCTGCAGGCAGATATGCCAAGCAAGCCTTGAGCCACTTGGGAATGTGGCAGGCATTAACGCCCAAGCTTGTCGAGACCGAAGATGTCAGACAGGCGCTGACTTTCGTCGATAAAGGCGAGTGCGAGCTTGGCATCGTCTATGCCACCGATGTCGTGGCATCTGATCGCGTAAGCGTGGTGGCGCGATTTGCTACTGACAGCCACGATCCGATCATCTACCCTGTGGCGATGGTAAGTGGGCGTGGTGCTACTTTGCAGTATGTGGATTTTTTATCAAGTAAGCAAGCGCAGGCGATTTATCATAAATACGGCTTTGTGGTGCTGCCATGA
- a CDS encoding type IIL restriction-modification enzyme MmeI, translated as MRLEEEQASIIAALTQAHKNLDLAVDKAYRKEKFADEAERVAFLFELYGEMV; from the coding sequence ATGCGCCTAGAAGAAGAACAAGCCAGCATCATCGCCGCATTAACGCAAGCTCATAAAAATTTAGATTTGGCAGTGGACAAAGCCTATCGCAAAGAGAAATTTGCCGATGAAGCAGAGCGAGTGGCGTTTTTGTTTGAGCTTTATGGGGAGATGGTTTGA
- a CDS encoding ATP-binding cassette domain-containing protein, with protein sequence MSFNCQFTLQLGRFMLDVDLCSSAQVVGLYGASGTGKTSILHAIAGIHTPRSGIISIDDQVWFDAQTRTNLPIQSRRTGLVFQDAQLFPHKSVMDNLLYGYRNITLSEQKFHPDEIVQLLKLEHLTKRMPAKLSGGEKQRVALGRALLYSPRLLLLDEPLSALDGAHKAEILPFFQTVIDSTDIPMLYVSHDKAEIERLTDEIYYL encoded by the coding sequence ATGAGTTTTAATTGTCAATTCACCTTACAGTTGGGTAGATTCATGCTCGATGTCGATCTGTGTAGCTCTGCACAAGTCGTCGGGCTATACGGCGCATCAGGCACGGGCAAGACCAGCATTCTGCACGCGATCGCTGGCATTCACACGCCGCGATCAGGTATCATCAGTATCGATGATCAAGTGTGGTTCGACGCCCAAACGCGCACCAATCTTCCCATCCAAAGCCGCCGCACAGGACTTGTATTCCAAGACGCACAGCTATTTCCCCACAAAAGCGTGATGGATAATCTGCTCTATGGTTATCGTAATATCACTTTAAGTGAACAAAAATTCCACCCTGATGAGATTGTTCAATTATTAAAATTAGAACACTTGACTAAGCGGATGCCTGCCAAACTCTCTGGCGGTGAAAAGCAGCGAGTTGCCCTAGGTCGTGCCCTGCTGTATTCGCCGCGACTTTTACTATTAGATGAGCCGTTATCGGCATTGGATGGCGCGCATAAGGCTGAGATTTTGCCATTTTTCCAAACTGTGATCGACAGCACCGACATTCCCATGCTGTATGTTAGCCATGACAAGGCAGAGATCGAACGGCTGACAGATGAGATTTATTATCTATAA
- the modB gene encoding molybdate ABC transporter permease subunit codes for MMGLSYDEWQVIALSCKIALSSLAISILPALLMGYVLARKEFFGKSLLETLVFLPLVLPPVVPGYLLLITFGSQGVLGQYLAKIGMTLAFDWKGAVLASSVMGFPLMVQSVRLAIELVDRRLEIAGMTLGASRLQVFFGITLPLAKTGILVGAMLAFCRSLGEFGATITFVGNIAGQTRTLPLAIYSLLQQPNGDEKILRLMFISIAVAFVAMWLAQWYNRIQKTRLGR; via the coding sequence ATGATGGGTCTAAGCTATGACGAATGGCAAGTGATCGCGCTGTCGTGCAAGATCGCTTTGAGTAGTCTTGCCATCAGTATTCTGCCTGCGCTACTGATGGGTTATGTGCTTGCGCGTAAGGAATTTTTTGGTAAGTCTTTGCTTGAGACGCTTGTTTTTTTGCCCTTGGTATTGCCGCCTGTCGTACCAGGGTATTTGCTCTTGATTACCTTCGGCAGTCAAGGCGTGCTTGGGCAGTATTTAGCCAAGATCGGCATGACTTTGGCTTTTGATTGGAAAGGTGCGGTCTTGGCGAGTAGCGTGATGGGCTTTCCCTTGATGGTGCAGTCGGTGCGTCTTGCCATTGAACTTGTAGATAGACGGCTTGAGATCGCAGGGATGACTTTGGGCGCAAGTCGCTTGCAGGTATTTTTTGGCATTACCCTGCCTTTGGCAAAGACTGGGATTTTGGTCGGTGCGATGCTTGCCTTTTGTCGTAGCCTTGGCGAGTTTGGCGCGACCATCACCTTCGTGGGGAATATCGCAGGGCAGACGCGCACCTTGCCTTTGGCGATCTACAGCCTACTACAGCAGCCCAATGGCGATGAGAAAATCCTACGCTTAATGTTCATCAGCATCGCGGTGGCGTTCGTCGCGATGTGGCTTGCGCAGTGGTATAACCGTATCCAAAAAACAAGGCTAGGACGATGA
- a CDS encoding molybdenum cofactor biosynthesis protein MoaE produces the protein MRLHQGSSVITLSHDDAYQTAITDGFALMDTPINEAVLKKSLLDGSCGALATFEGWVRNHNNARPVDRLTYYGYEQLALNQGKLLIKKAKAKFDIERAVAMHRIGDLAIGDMAVWIGVTAHHRYPAFDACRWLLDAIKAEIPVWKQEFYTDSDESLWLSNNG, from the coding sequence ATGCGACTACACCAAGGATCATCAGTTATCACATTAAGCCATGATGACGCGTATCAGACTGCCATTACTGATGGCTTTGCGCTGATGGATACGCCGATTAATGAAGCTGTGCTTAAAAAATCTCTACTCGATGGTAGCTGTGGTGCGCTTGCGACCTTTGAAGGTTGGGTGCGTAATCACAACAATGCTCGCCCTGTCGATCGGCTGACTTATTATGGCTATGAACAGCTTGCGCTCAATCAAGGCAAGCTTTTGATCAAGAAAGCCAAAGCCAAATTTGACATCGAACGCGCTGTCGCCATGCACCGCATCGGTGATCTTGCCATCGGTGATATGGCGGTGTGGATCGGCGTGACGGCACACCATCGCTACCCTGCTTTTGATGCGTGTCGCTGGCTACTGGACGCGATCAAAGCTGAGATTCCTGTGTGGAAACAAGAGTTCTACACTGACAGCGATGAGAGTCTGTGGCTGTCGAATAATGGCTGA
- the narJ gene encoding nitrate reductase molybdenum cofactor assembly chaperone, whose translation MDFKLLKVISVLLDYPDDVLFGDDHLAECRKLVMTSKLISPEVRAEIAKFIDELGSMGSIEAQSRYDGLFERGRNLSLWLFEHVHGESRDRGQAMVDLMAQYEAAGFEIGIKELPDYLPMYLEFLAYQASQTDDTMQIRMDIADISHILTVLAARLIDKNSTYASLFKALLQIAGKPLSVIDDELAKMGKIADDTTMDAIDQAWEEEVVDFLSAEQQDRCPSNQVNQRVAETLAQTANKNAEIPVHWVGFDKPNTRTNRDKGVNL comes from the coding sequence ATGGATTTTAAATTATTAAAAGTCATCAGCGTTCTACTGGATTATCCTGATGATGTGCTGTTTGGTGATGATCATCTGGCAGAGTGTCGCAAGCTTGTGATGACATCGAAGCTGATCAGCCCTGAAGTACGCGCCGAGATTGCCAAGTTCATCGATGAGCTTGGCAGCATGGGCAGCATCGAAGCGCAGTCGCGTTATGATGGCTTGTTTGAACGCGGTCGTAACTTGTCGCTGTGGCTGTTCGAGCATGTACATGGCGAGAGCCGTGACCGTGGGCAGGCGATGGTCGATCTGATGGCGCAGTATGAAGCGGCAGGCTTTGAGATTGGTATCAAAGAGCTGCCTGACTATCTGCCGATGTATCTTGAGTTTTTGGCATATCAAGCAAGCCAAACCGATGACACCATGCAGATTCGCATGGACATCGCTGATATCAGTCATATTCTGACCGTGCTTGCTGCGCGTTTGATTGACAAAAACAGCACCTATGCCAGCTTATTTAAAGCACTGCTACAGATTGCAGGCAAGCCCTTGAGCGTCATCGATGATGAGCTTGCCAAGATGGGCAAAATCGCCGATGACACGACGATGGATGCCATTGATCAGGCATGGGAAGAAGAAGTGGTGGACTTTTTGTCCGCCGAACAACAAGACCGCTGCCCAAGCAACCAAGTCAATCAGCGCGTCGCTGAAACCTTGGCACAAACCGCTAATAAAAACGCCGAAATCCCTGTACACTGGGTCGGCTTTGACAAACCGAATACTCGCACCAACCGTGATAAAGGGGTGAACCTATGA
- a CDS encoding peptidylprolyl isomerase yields MSVGTFTPSADKTDTKPTTGGCGGGSCGCAGEHEQAHTVEEFTPIGLVEDDDGIRIMPTSDDLTKPSSDAEFIKKALSEEKSNHSNLIASSRQTLPKISVNGVAIPESAIAAETQYHPAKSQEDALYLAAQALVVRELLRQEVAKQQGDDAWQADEESAIAALIERQVHAKTPDRAICQQYYDANRTQFITPPIMKVRHILLSSPPEEGEERLQLKKQASEIIATLSQSTSRDSDFIEFARRYSACPSKEDGGELGVVQKGSTVPEFEKAVFALPVGVGVNPIETRYGVHIVEVLDKQDGKQLDFDGAYPMIENQLKQQSFHHSLCDYLFELSKKADIVGIELSMNEENVYRG; encoded by the coding sequence ATGAGCGTTGGCACTTTTACACCGTCAGCAGACAAGACTGACACCAAGCCTACCACAGGTGGCTGTGGCGGTGGCTCATGTGGCTGTGCAGGTGAGCACGAACAGGCGCATACCGTCGAAGAATTTACACCAATTGGGCTTGTCGAAGACGATGACGGCATTCGTATCATGCCGACTTCAGATGACCTGACCAAGCCATCATCAGATGCTGAATTCATCAAAAAAGCACTCAGCGAAGAAAAGTCCAATCACAGCAATCTGATCGCATCCAGTCGCCAAACCCTGCCAAAAATTAGCGTCAATGGCGTAGCAATCCCAGAATCTGCCATCGCTGCAGAGACCCAGTATCATCCTGCCAAAAGCCAAGAAGACGCGCTGTATCTAGCCGCTCAAGCCCTAGTCGTGCGCGAGCTGCTGCGCCAAGAAGTCGCCAAGCAGCAGGGTGATGATGCATGGCAAGCGGACGAAGAATCCGCCATCGCCGCACTCATCGAGCGACAAGTCCACGCCAAGACGCCTGATCGCGCCATCTGTCAGCAGTACTATGACGCCAATCGCACGCAGTTTATCACACCGCCGATCATGAAAGTACGCCATATCCTGCTAAGCAGCCCACCCGAAGAAGGTGAAGAGCGACTACAGCTGAAAAAACAAGCCAGTGAAATCATCGCCACACTCAGCCAAAGCACAAGCCGCGACAGTGATTTTATTGAATTTGCGCGTCGCTATTCGGCGTGCCCGTCCAAAGAAGACGGTGGCGAGCTTGGCGTGGTCCAAAAAGGCAGCACTGTGCCTGAGTTCGAAAAAGCAGTATTCGCGCTGCCTGTGGGTGTCGGCGTCAATCCGATCGAGACACGCTATGGTGTGCATATCGTCGAAGTGCTGGACAAACAAGACGGCAAGCAACTTGATTTCGATGGTGCGTATCCGATGATCGAAAATCAGCTCAAGCAGCAGTCATTTCACCACAGCCTGTGCGATTATTTATTTGAACTAAGTAAAAAAGCAGACATCGTCGGTATCGAGCTTAGCATGAACGAAGAAAATGTCTATCGTGGCTAA
- the glp gene encoding gephyrin-like molybdotransferase Glp has product MISVNQLKQAISERVAAYTATDNPLSARQTMRIALDDACHHILATDITAHLDIPRQNLSAMDGFAFTHGRDLGDGSMHEIIGESCAGAPFVGDLKANQGVRIFTGAVVPSACDTVVMQENTNFTDIKDTLDKSKPYQITLTKSATIGANIRRQGEEISRGDVLLHTGKRLNPSDVSLLASMGYNAVAVYAPLVVGIIATGDELVAIGNSLDNLAQIYNSNTPTLKALLQKLPITIKDYGITKDTLDATMQTVARAIKECDVIISSAGVSVGDYDFLTQVVDSLGKINHYKVAMKPGKPFVFGEFGDCDRTVLYFGLPGNPLSTVVGCINFVRPALWQALGAIDPPQILRLSAQSANAIKKNAGRREYQRGYFEQGEHSLVVSSASAQDSHRIKQLSQANCLIVLDEDCAGVAAGDQVMIEVFDWA; this is encoded by the coding sequence ATGATCAGTGTCAATCAATTAAAACAAGCCATCAGCGAGCGTGTCGCTGCCTATACCGCCACAGATAATCCTTTATCAGCTCGTCAGACGATGCGTATCGCGCTTGATGATGCCTGCCATCACATACTGGCGACAGACATCACAGCTCATCTGGATATCCCACGCCAAAACCTATCGGCGATGGACGGCTTTGCGTTTACTCATGGTAGGGATCTTGGTGATGGCAGTATGCATGAGATCATCGGTGAATCGTGTGCAGGTGCACCGTTCGTAGGTGATCTGAAAGCCAATCAAGGCGTACGCATCTTCACAGGTGCAGTCGTGCCAAGCGCGTGCGATACGGTGGTAATGCAAGAAAATACCAACTTCACAGACATCAAAGACACACTGGATAAAAGCAAACCCTATCAAATCACACTCACCAAATCCGCCACCATCGGCGCGAACATCCGCCGCCAAGGTGAAGAGATCAGCCGCGGTGATGTGCTGCTGCACACAGGCAAACGCCTAAACCCCAGTGATGTCAGTCTGCTTGCCAGTATGGGCTATAATGCCGTGGCTGTCTATGCGCCACTTGTGGTGGGGATCATCGCCACAGGGGATGAGCTGGTTGCCATTGGTAATTCACTGGATAATTTAGCACAGATTTATAATTCGAACACACCGACACTCAAGGCATTATTGCAAAAGCTGCCAATCACCATCAAAGACTATGGCATCACCAAAGACACACTCGATGCCACCATGCAGACAGTTGCACGCGCCATCAAGGAGTGCGATGTCATCATCTCCAGTGCTGGGGTGTCGGTGGGTGATTATGATTTTTTGACCCAAGTGGTTGATAGTCTTGGTAAAATCAATCACTATAAAGTGGCGATGAAACCGGGTAAGCCCTTTGTCTTTGGGGAATTTGGTGATTGTGATCGCACGGTGCTGTATTTTGGATTACCAGGCAATCCACTCTCCACCGTGGTCGGCTGTATCAACTTCGTGCGTCCTGCACTGTGGCAGGCATTAGGTGCGATTGATCCACCACAGATTTTAAGATTATCTGCACAATCTGCCAATGCGATCAAGAAAAACGCAGGGCGGCGCGAATATCAGCGCGGATACTTTGAGCAGGGTGAACATAGCTTGGTGGTGTCATCCGCCAGTGCCCAAGACTCGCACCGCATCAAGCAGCTATCACAAGCCAACTGCCTGATCGTCCTAGATGAAGACTGCGCAGGTGTGGCAGCAGGTGATCAGGTGATGATCGAAGTGTTTGATTGGGCGTGA